The nucleotide window GCAAAACGTGACAGTTGCACCGACAACCTATGAAGGTATAGAATGGCAGTTGATCACTATAGCAAAGTAAGAGGCAAAAGCATGTCGGGAACTCTATTTGAACATATTGAAAAAGCATGGTCTGCCGATGCAGGGGGATATGACCGGGCAATTCAAAAACAGCTAAGCAATAAAAAAGATGTGAAGCATTGGCAGGATGAACTTCAGCTGGTACTTGGTGAAAAACCATTACATGTACTTGATGTCGGGTGCGGACCGGGATTTTTTACAATCATGCTTGCCAGGCTAAAACATAATGTGACATCTGTTGATGGTGCTGAGGGAATGGTAAAGCGTGCCAGAATCAATATCAAAAAAGAGGCGGCAAATACAAAAATATATAAAAGTGACGCCGTGCTTTTGGATAAGGAGAAGGAAGGCAGCCTTGATGCCATAGTATCACGTGATGTTGTCTGGACACTCTATGACCCTGAGAAAGCTTTCATCAGGTGGAAAAATCTGCTGAAAACAGATGGTAAAATCGTCATTTATGACGGCGATTACAGGCGGGATCGGTCGTCTTTGCGTTATCATGTGTTGAAATTGAGCTCAGGTCTGATTACTCTCTTAATGGAGGGGAAACCTCGAAAAAAACAACAGCATAGTTCCGTAGGTAACGGATTTGAGCAACTGCCGATGATTCGGCACAAGCGACCGCAATATGATCAAGAACTGTTGCTGAAAGCAGGTTTTTCAAAAGTAGAGGTGACAAAGGACTGTTTCCGCAACAGTCCGTTACGTCTTGAGTTCTGGAGATATGGGTATCAAGGAAAAAAGTTCCGTGTAATTGCTTACAAGTAAGTAAGATGATAAATACGGGAGTACAAGGCTCTAATTATGAGAATAAAGATATAATTACGGGAAAAAATGTTATAATTACAGGAATAAAGACATAATTACGGGAAGACATGTTATAATTACGGGAATAAAGACATAATTACAAGAATAAAAGCTCAGATCATATAACTTTAGATAAAAAACTAAGTGTAAGTTTCATAATCCATAGAAATTACGCGCTTGAGAACCAAAATCAATTACAGTAAAGAATACGGATTAAAGTTATGTTTTATAAGGTTAATGATCTGATGCTATTGATTTTTCAGTTTAACTGTGTTAATCCGGTGATTTCACTATTTTTCTTTTCACCGAATTTTACATTTCGATCTCCATCTTTAGTTTTTTTCATTAAATTTCGTTGACTCAGGAATTATTGCCCTTTGAGTGATCATTCTTTTTACAAATACCCAAAAAACTCTCGTTTTTTGTTATTATTTCAATCACAACAAGATGTAGTCTGAAGCAGATTCCAATTAATGCAAAACTCAGACTGGAATGAGATTTTTTAGACTATATAAAAAAGATATTTGTAAAAAAATTTGAAATTTGTATTATTTAAAAATAAAACCGAAAGCCTTCAGGGCTCTTCAGGAATTATAATCCATGCAATTATGTACGCAACTAAACCGCTTCCCGCACCCACTATAGAAATGAGCAACCATAAAAGTCGTACAAGCGTAGGATCAACTTTAAAATATTCACCTATCCCACCACATACTCCTGCAATAATCCTGTTCTTCTTTGACCTATATAATTTATTCATTTGACCACCCCTAACTTCAAAATGCTTAACATACTACTATACTTATATTCGATTTATAAGTACAGCTTTTCGGTCAATCCTTTTAAAAGGATTGCAATTAATAAACTGCTGATATCCGATTTATAAGTAACTCGTAGTTAATAGATAACAGTGGATTAATAGTTAGTTGATTATAATTTTGTCCGAAATTTCCGCATGTTAATTTTATGTGGGATTTCCTTGTGTTTGAGGATAGAGTTAACTCTTAAAGTTAGTTTTTTATGGCAGGCCTTTTTCTTACAGGCCTGCCAAAAGTAAAGGTTCTCAGACCATGGCCCACTGACTGGTTATGTTTTCAGGCTCTATGTTCTCTCCAGATGCCTGCACGTATACCCTGAATTTTTCTCCTGAAGGAGCAGTAAGACCCTTTGCAGTGTAATTAAAAACTTCTTCAGGCTCAATCGTAATCGAAGAACTCTCAATTTCATCCCATAAAGAAAGTTTATCTTCAGCCTGAAGGGCAACGTAAACGGTTGTATTTTCAGCTCTCCTCGAACCCAGGTTTCTTACTGTTACATTAACATCGACAACTCCTTCTTTTTTTGAGCATGCACACTGGGCTTTGAAATCAAGCTTAATCATGGGCCTTCTGTAGACCGGGACAACATGTACAGGCTGGTTTGCATACACCTCCGGGATTTCGCCTATCTGCCAATCACTCCCTGTAGTCTCCAAATAATAGTAATTACTGCCTTCGTACTCGAAACTCCTTCCCTGCTGCCCTATATCAGATTTTATCCCGAGAGCCATATGTTCAGGGAGCTCTAAAAGTACAGCAGCGTAACCCATCTCCTGAAGAATTGCCACGGAGAGAATTGAGGTATCTTCACAATCTCCACCGTTCTCATAAAGAGTTTCATAAGGAAAACGAGGGTATTGGTCGTAACCCGAACTTTCAAGATCCGAGGTATACTTCAGCGATTGGACAAAAGAAATGCAGAGTCCTGGAATTTCACAGTTCTCAAGTCCGTGAGCTTTTGAGAGAGAAAATAAAGCCTCTGCAATGTCCTTAATTAACCGATCATCATATGGGTCTGAAGCAAACAGGTCGTAGTCCCTGTTTCGAGACCTTGATTTATATTTTTCATACAGTTCATTGTCAAGAGGCAGAGTAAGCTGCCAGTTGTAGCCTTCGTAATCCCAGGAGTAAGTTTGGGAAAACGTTCCGGGAGTTACTGACTCCTCAGTTATTGAGGCACTGTAAGGCTCGGAATTTACAATATCTACTCCTATCAGATTCTCCCCGGCATCGCCTATATAGGAATCTATGGAAGTTTCAGAGTCGGGCCAGGTTGAGATAAACTCGGCCAGATAAATGAGTAAGCAGAAACAAAACAAAGCGGTTAAGCTTTTCATAAATTATTCCCACCTAGAATTTCATAGATTACAGTTCATTTCCAGAGGTCTTCCCTCAGGTGGGATTCTGTAGAGTCTACTTCCATCAGTCCTTCTGGATAGGGCTCAAAAAAGGTCTGGTTCATAAGGTACTGGTCCTCAAAGCGTATAGCCCATGACCTGATGATATTAATTGCAGGGCAAAGAGAGGCTTTTCCGTTCCTGTACTTCTGGATCCAGTCAAAAAATAATGTTTTTTCCTGGCTTGAGAGCTTCTCTGAAAAATGTCCGAAGGCATGCATGAGTACATTAATAATTGAAGTGTACCTTGGAGGCCTGGAGAGGATACTGTAAAGATGCTTCTCGTACTCAGAAATCAGTTCTTTAAAATTTTTTCTTTCTTTATTTGCAACAATAGCTCCCAGTTTCTTGAGTTCCTCCTGGCCATATACCATGAGCAGATACTTATTTTCGGAATGGAAAGCGACAAGGTCTTTCATGCTGCCTTCTGATTTTACTTTTCGGAAAGCGGCAAGCATAAAGATTCTGGTCATGAAATGTTCTCTTATACGAGCGTTCCTTAGCCTTCCTTCATCCTCAACAGGAAGATAGGAAAACTCTTTCAGGACTGCCCTCCCGAAATACCCTGAAGTTTTCCCAACTACCGCTGATTTGAGCGAGGTGGTCGGATAAACTTTTACGTCCTTAATGCCGCAGGAAGGAGACCTGTATTTAAGAATAAACCCATCAATCTCTCCTGTGGAACCGAGAAAATCAGTGCAAAATGCCTTCATAGCCTCAGTTATATTCCTGCCACTTGCAGGCTGAATAAGCCGCTCTTCCCCGTTCTCGAGAACAATTCTTACCGGATCTCTTGGAACACCTAGCCCTATCTCCACTTCCGGGCAGACAGGCAGGAAATCAACATACTCCATGAGGTTCGCCACTATCGAACTGTTTATAATATTCCCATTGTATCGACAGTGATCAAACCCAAGGCACCTACTAACCACAACCTTTGGCCGAACAAACTCCCTCATTTTACCCCCTATGTAACAAAGGATTTTCCAGCATAAATTATTTTCTAAAAGAGAGTATTAAAACACTTATTTTTTAATATTAAGATGTGAGAATGTGTGAATCTTTCTAAAAAGACCTAAAAACACATACATTAAATAAATAAAGAGTTTCGGCAGAAAAGTGATTCTAAAATAAACGCTGTGCCTTATTTCAGAAAAAATAACATCCAGAAGATAATAAATTTTAAAGAAAATCTCCCTAACAAAATAAACTTCTTTTCCTTCCTCGTAACAGATATATAACAATGAAAATAACTATAAGATAATTTTGGGGACGGTTGAGGGAAGAAAAGGCTTTTAAGGGGAAAGCCTTCGAACTCGTATAAGGGGAAAGCCTTCTAAATTGAACTCAATTTTCGATCCCGAAAGGAAACTGTATGAGCTCAAAAATAGGTGAAAATATGGTAGAAGTTGAATATGAACAGATACGTATGCCTCTTATCGGAGATGATGCACCATCATTTACAGCAGTGACAACACAGGGACAAATCAATTTCCCCGAGGATTACAAAGGTAAGTGGGTTATTCTTTTCAGTCATCCTGCAGATTTCACACCAGTATGTACTACCGAATTCATGACTTTTGCCAGTATGCAGGAGGAATTCAGAGAGATGAACACTGAGCTTATAGGGCTTTCTATAGACAGTGTGTTCTCTCACATTGCCTGGCTTAAGAGAATAGAAGAGAAAATTGAATATAAAGGAATGAAAAACCTCGAGATCAAATTTCCGGTGATAGAAGACCTGAAGATGGATGTCGCAAAAAAATATGGTATGATCCAGCCAAAAGCCTCAACGACACAGGCTGTAAGAGCCGTATTTATTATTGATCCCGAGGCAAAAATCAGAACAATACTTTACTATCCGCAGTCAACAGGAAGGAATATGCAGGAGATCAAAAGGATTGTGACCGCCCTGCAGAAAAATACGGCGGAAAAAGTTGCAACTCCGGCTAACTGGCAGCCTGGAGACGATGTTATTATTCCAGCTCCCAATTCCATGGAAGCAGTAAAAGAAAGAATTGGTAAACCAGAAGAGAACATGTACTGTCTTGACTGGTTTTTGTGCTTTAAAAAAGATAGTAAAAAGTAACCAGTAAAATGTAACTAGTAAAATGTAACTAGTAAAATGTAACTAGTAAAATGTAACCTGAAGCATAAAAATCCACTTTACACTTTCTAATTTTTAATTTGAGGAGCCTCCAGAAAACCCAATCAAAGAGTCTTATTTTTAGAGAGGCCTCCATTTATCTTTTTCAAAAAGAATTAGGTAGTGGATTTGAATCATTGAAAACCGAAATTGAGAGAATCTCTGATTAGATTCATCAAATGCATGGTATGCACTCGGTTTTTCAGAATTGATCTATAATTCAGGGACACGACCAAGAATTAAAGCCGATTTTAAAAAGAAATTTTAAAAGAACGAATTTCTAGCAAGAGAAGCTCTTTTTCAGTATTTGATGATAAATAGAATAATAATGATAATATAATAATAATTGGGATATATAAAGTGCTTTTAGGTAAGATTGCTTTTAGTAAAATTGCTTAGGTAAGATTGCTTTTAGTAAGATTGCTTTTAGTAAGATGCTTTTAGTAAGATTGCTTTCAGGGGGAAAAGCAATGCTTTTAGTGTTCACTCCCAAAACTAGAAGCAAGAATCAAAGCCAGTCTCAAAGCCAGTCTCAAAGCCATTCTTAATACAAAGGAAGGCAAGAAGGCAAAAGTACAGGTGAGAATATGGTAGAAACCGAGTATGAACATATACGTATACCGATAATTGGAGAAGATGCACCCTCATTTACAGCAGTGACAACTCAGGGACAAATCAATTTCCCTGAGGATTATAAAGGTAAATGGGTTGTTCTTTTCAGCCATCCTGCAGATTTCACACCAGTATGTACTACCGAATTCATGACCTTTGCCAGTATGCAAGAGGAGTTCCAAAAAATTAACACTGAACTTATAGGACTTTCGATAGATAGTATTTTTTCTCATATTGCCTGGATTAAGAGAATAGAAGAGAAAATTGAGTACAAAGGAATGAAAAATATTGAGATTAAGTTTCCTGTAATTGCAGACCTGAGAAAGGAAGTCGCGAAGAAATACGGCATGATCCAGCGAAAAGGATCAAGAATCCAGACTGCAAGAGCAACATTTGTTATAGACCCTGAGTCAAAAATAAGAGCATTAATTTATTATCCTGTACCGAACGGAAGGAATATACAGGAAATCAAAAGGCTTATCAGTGCCATGCAAAAGAGTGATGCTGAAGATGTATCGACTCCGGTAAACTGGCAGCCAGGCGATGACGTTATAGTTCACCCTCCACGTTCAATGCAAGAGGTAAAGGAAACGCTTGAAAAAGCTGGAGATGAAACTTATTGCCTTGATTGGTTTCTCTGCCTGAAGAAGGAAAGCAGAAAGTAGTTCCGAAAGGAACGGCAAAGGAAAGAAAATGTTAAATAAGCAAACTCTAAAACTCAAAACTTGCTTCTTTGTGTTTCACATCTTAAGTGACTAATCAAGATTCGGATCATGAAAGCAATCCTAAAAAGTCCTGTTATAAAAAGTCCTGTTAATTAGATTCCACGAAGCTAAAGAATTCGGGGTTTTACCCTTCGACCTATAAAAAGCAGATAAAATTAAGTAAAAAATAAAAAATAGAAAAATGAAGAAAATAAATTTATTTCTTCCCAAGCTCTTTTGAGCGTTCGGTTGCCCTTATAACTGCGTTCATAAATGCAGCTCTGACTCCGGCTTCTTCAAGGGCATGAACACCCTGAATTGTAGTTCCGGCAGGAGAAGTAACCATATCCTTGAGTTCTCCGGGGTGCATGCCTGTCTCAAGCATCATTTTTGCAGCCCCAAGTACAGTTTGGGCTGAGAGAGTGAGGGCACTTTTTCTATCCATTCCTTCAAGGACAGCCCCATCGGCCATTGCCTCAATCACTGGAAAGATAAATGCCGGCCCGCTGCCTGAAAGACCTGTAACGACATCCATCAGGGATTCAGGCTCCTGAACTGCGGTACCTACTGCAGAAAAGATTTCAAGAGCAGTTTTCATGTCTTCGGAAGTAGCATATTTACCTGGAGCAATGCCTGAAGCAGCTTCGGAAACTGTGGCTGCAATGTTTGGCATTACACGTATGACTCTTGTGCCAGCAGGAAGTGCATTTTCGTAAGTAGCAAGAGGTACACCGGCTGCAATTGAGATTATAAGTTTATCGGAAGTTATGTAAGCTTTAAGATTTTCAAGTACCGAACCCAGAGTCTGGGGCTTCACCGCCAGGATAAGAATATCGGATGCCTTGGCGATAACAGAATTGTCAGTGGATACATTAATGCCAAGCTTTGCTTTCAGATCGTTCAAGAAAGGTTCGTACACATCGCTTGCACCAAGATTTTCAGGTTTTACAATTCCGGCCTTTATAATTCCCTGCATGAGAGCAGAGCCCATTTTTCCTGCTCCGATAAATCCTATCTTTCGGTTATGATCTACCATATAATTTCTCCTATTTCCAAAATAAATGCAAATATAGAGGCAACTGCCTCAAAACGTATTTTTAACTAATATTGAGTAATTAAAAAGGACTTTAGAGTCCAAATAAATTTTTAAGAAATTAGTAGATTGATAAAGTTTCCAAACTACAAGAAATTAATTGGATTCTTCAGAAATCCCGAAAAATCCGGTTTAGTTCTTCGAACATGCTGGAGATTTAACTCATTTTTCCAGTATACCAACATTTTCTTTTTTTATTACATTATTGTAATTGTTATAGCCCAAAATACTCTCAATTTCGTCGGTGTGGGCTCCTTTTATCTTTATAAGTTCTTCAGAGGTATAGTCTGTGATTCCTTTCGCAAAGACCCTGCCTTCACACTCTAATCTAACCACATCTCCCCTATCAAAACTTCCCTCAACTTCTACAACTCCTGCCGGAAGAAGGCTGTTTTTTCCGAGGACTGCAGCTTTTGCCCCTGCGTCTACACGGATAGTGCCCGAAGCCCTTGCAAGAAGGATCCAGCGAGCACGGTTTTTCTGGATATGCCTTTCAGCCAGGAATAGGGTACCAATTTCATCTCCAGACAAAACTTTTAGGAGTACGTTTTCAATCTCGCTATTTGCAATCAAAACGTAACAACCTGCCATACTACAGATTTTTGCAGCTTTTATTTTGGTCCTCATTCCCCCTACGCCCTTAAAGCTTGTTGGGTCACCCCCATAACTTTCAATTTCAGGTGTGATTTTTTCCACAAGAGAGATGAGTCTGGCATCGTTGTGCATCTTTGGGTTTTTGTCAAAGAGACCGTCGATATCCGAAAGAATAACCAGGAGATCAGCATCGATTTTGCTTGCAACCATTGCAGAAAGCTTGTCATTGTCTCCGAAGATTGCTTCAATCTCGTTTGTACAGGTGCAGTCATTTTCGTTTATTATGGGAACTACCCCATATTCAAGAAGGGTAGAAATACTGTTTCTGAGGTTAAGGTAGGATATCCGGTCAGAGTAAAAGTCATAAGTAAGAAGGATCTGAGCAACTTTTATCCCATGCTTCGAAAAAGCTTCGCTCCAGTACTGCATAAGGATGCTCTGTCCAACTGCTGCCGCTGCTTGTCTGATAGGAATTTCACGAGGTTTTGGGGCAATGCCCAGTTCATAGAGTCCTACGCCTATTGCTCCCGAACTTACCACAATTACCTCTTTTCCGCGACTTCGAAGCTCGGAGACCTGAGCTGCGATACTTTCCATAAAAGCAGGATCAATACTGCAGTTTTCTTTTGTACTGTCACAATTTTGTTTTGTAATTGAGGAAGTACCTATCTTGATAACGATTTTATTAACATCATTGAGAAATTGATTTCTATCTGTCAATCACAAGGCCTCGTAAAATATTTTGAGAATGCAGCTGAAATAAGTAACAGCCACAATCCGGATTTCCATCGCTTGCACTCAATTTGCGCTGGTATTTCAATTCAGATATATAAACATATCATAATTCTTCGATATTCTTCAATAATCTTCGATATTCTCCAATAATCTTCGATATTCTTCGAGAATCTTCGGCAGGATTTCAATCTACATTCTCAAATTTAAGGTCAAGTTTTCTGTGTGTATAGGCTTTTGCATTTTCTCCTGCATAATCTGCAACAACCTGCCCTTTCCCGAGCAAGATATATTTGTAGATCAGGAGGCCTTCCATGCCTACAGGTCCACGAGAATGGATTTTGTTTGTGCTGATTCCTACCTCAGCCCCTTTCCCATAACGATAGCCATCCGCAAAACGGGTTGAAGCGTTTACCATAACACTCGAAGAATCAACAAGTCCTGTGAACTCTTTTCTTCTAGAAGCATTCTCAGTTATTATTCCGTCGGTGTGATGAGAACCGAACATGTTTATATGGTCGATGGCTTCCTTTATGGTATCAACGAGTTTTATCGAAAGAACAAGATCATTGTACTCAAGACTCCAGTCTTCGTCCGTAGCTTTTGAAAGAGGAGAAATCCCTCTTTTTTCAAGCAGAGCATAGCTGTCTTCATCACAGCGTAATTCAACCCTTGCGCCGAGGTACATTTCTG belongs to Methanosarcina barkeri 3 and includes:
- a CDS encoding DUF523 and DUF1722 domain-containing protein: MREFVRPKVVVSRCLGFDHCRYNGNIINSSIVANLMEYVDFLPVCPEVEIGLGVPRDPVRIVLENGEERLIQPASGRNITEAMKAFCTDFLGSTGEIDGFILKYRSPSCGIKDVKVYPTTSLKSAVVGKTSGYFGRAVLKEFSYLPVEDEGRLRNARIREHFMTRIFMLAAFRKVKSEGSMKDLVAFHSENKYLLMVYGQEELKKLGAIVANKERKNFKELISEYEKHLYSILSRPPRYTSIINVLMHAFGHFSEKLSSQEKTLFFDWIQKYRNGKASLCPAINIIRSWAIRFEDQYLMNQTFFEPYPEGLMEVDSTESHLREDLWK
- a CDS encoding peroxiredoxin; the protein is MVETEYEHIRIPIIGEDAPSFTAVTTQGQINFPEDYKGKWVVLFSHPADFTPVCTTEFMTFASMQEEFQKINTELIGLSIDSIFSHIAWIKRIEEKIEYKGMKNIEIKFPVIADLRKEVAKKYGMIQRKGSRIQTARATFVIDPESKIRALIYYPVPNGRNIQEIKRLISAMQKSDAEDVSTPVNWQPGDDVIVHPPRSMQEVKETLEKAGDETYCLDWFLCLKKESRK
- a CDS encoding peroxiredoxin, with the protein product MVEVEYEQIRMPLIGDDAPSFTAVTTQGQINFPEDYKGKWVILFSHPADFTPVCTTEFMTFASMQEEFREMNTELIGLSIDSVFSHIAWLKRIEEKIEYKGMKNLEIKFPVIEDLKMDVAKKYGMIQPKASTTQAVRAVFIIDPEAKIRTILYYPQSTGRNMQEIKRIVTALQKNTAEKVATPANWQPGDDVIIPAPNSMEAVKERIGKPEENMYCLDWFLCFKKDSKK
- a CDS encoding class I SAM-dependent methyltransferase, whose product is MAVDHYSKVRGKSMSGTLFEHIEKAWSADAGGYDRAIQKQLSNKKDVKHWQDELQLVLGEKPLHVLDVGCGPGFFTIMLARLKHNVTSVDGAEGMVKRARINIKKEAANTKIYKSDAVLLDKEKEGSLDAIVSRDVVWTLYDPEKAFIRWKNLLKTDGKIVIYDGDYRRDRSSLRYHVLKLSSGLITLLMEGKPRKKQQHSSVGNGFEQLPMIRHKRPQYDQELLLKAGFSKVEVTKDCFRNSPLRLEFWRYGYQGKKFRVIAYK
- the proB gene encoding glutamate 5-kinase, with the translated sequence MTDRNQFLNDVNKIVIKIGTSSITKQNCDSTKENCSIDPAFMESIAAQVSELRSRGKEVIVVSSGAIGVGLYELGIAPKPREIPIRQAAAAVGQSILMQYWSEAFSKHGIKVAQILLTYDFYSDRISYLNLRNSISTLLEYGVVPIINENDCTCTNEIEAIFGDNDKLSAMVASKIDADLLVILSDIDGLFDKNPKMHNDARLISLVEKITPEIESYGGDPTSFKGVGGMRTKIKAAKICSMAGCYVLIANSEIENVLLKVLSGDEIGTLFLAERHIQKNRARWILLARASGTIRVDAGAKAAVLGKNSLLPAGVVEVEGSFDRGDVVRLECEGRVFAKGITDYTSEELIKIKGAHTDEIESILGYNNYNNVIKKENVGILEK
- the proC gene encoding pyrroline-5-carboxylate reductase, translated to MVDHNRKIGFIGAGKMGSALMQGIIKAGIVKPENLGASDVYEPFLNDLKAKLGINVSTDNSVIAKASDILILAVKPQTLGSVLENLKAYITSDKLIISIAAGVPLATYENALPAGTRVIRVMPNIAATVSEAASGIAPGKYATSEDMKTALEIFSAVGTAVQEPESLMDVVTGLSGSGPAFIFPVIEAMADGAVLEGMDRKSALTLSAQTVLGAAKMMLETGMHPGELKDMVTSPAGTTIQGVHALEEAGVRAAFMNAVIRATERSKELGKK
- a CDS encoding PspC domain-containing protein yields the protein MNKLYRSKKNRIIAGVCGGIGEYFKVDPTLVRLLWLLISIVGAGSGLVAYIIAWIIIPEEP